A stretch of Odocoileus virginianus isolate 20LAN1187 ecotype Illinois chromosome 31, Ovbor_1.2, whole genome shotgun sequence DNA encodes these proteins:
- the FAM240B gene encoding protein FAM240B isoform X2, producing the protein MNNQYIRREVFCCETCHELKSFWEKEISKQTCYRELEEDRQGKSALRKLREEWKQRLEKRLRMLDNPDGKEKQANTVG; encoded by the exons aTGAACAATCAATATATTCGTCGAGAAGTCTTCTGCTGTGAAACCTGTCATGAGCTCAAAAgcttctgggagaaggaaattaGCAAACAGACCTGTTACCGGGAGCTGGAGGAAGATCGTCAGGGAAAGAGTGCCCTGAGAAA GCTCAGAGAAGaatggaagcagagactggagaaGAGGCTGAGGATGTTGGACAATCCTGATGGGAAGGAAAAGCAGGCAAACACTGTGGGCTGA